In a single window of the Acinetobacter tibetensis genome:
- a CDS encoding electron transfer flavoprotein-ubiquinone oxidoreductase, producing MEHIERESMEFDVVIVGAGPAGLSAAIKIRQLAIENNLSDLSVCVVEKGSEVGAHILSGAVLEPRAINELFPNWKEEGAPLNVPVTGDETYFLLSDTKSQKMPHWMVPKTLHNEGNYAVSLGNVVRWLGQKAEELEVSIFPGFAASEVLYHEDGTVKGIQTGDMGIGKDGEPTHNFTPGYELHAKYTLFAEGCRGHLGKRLIAKFDLDKDADPQHYGIGIKELWEIDPAKHKEGLVMHGAGWPLAETGSSGGWFLYHIENNQVSLGMIIDLSYENPHMYPFMEMQRWKTHPLIKQHLEGGKRISYGARAVVKGGFNSLPKLTFPGGCLIGDDAGFLNMAKIKGSHTAMKSGMLCGEAVFEAIAAGVEKGGDLAIARVTEGEDLFTKELTSYTEKYNNSWLKEELYNTRNFGPAMHKFGQWMGGAFNFIDQNVFKVPFTLHDLAPDFSALKTVDAATFKPNYPKPDGKLTFDRLSSVFVSNTVHEENQPAHLKLTDASIPVNVNLPKWDEPAQRYCPAGVYEIMENDDGSKRFQINAANCVHCKTCDIKDPSQNITWVTPEGGGGPNYPNM from the coding sequence ATGGAACACATCGAACGTGAATCGATGGAGTTTGACGTCGTTATCGTAGGCGCAGGCCCTGCAGGTCTTTCTGCTGCGATCAAAATTCGTCAACTTGCGATTGAAAACAACTTATCTGATTTATCCGTTTGTGTGGTAGAAAAGGGCTCCGAAGTCGGTGCGCATATTCTTTCGGGTGCTGTACTAGAACCACGTGCGATTAATGAATTATTCCCAAACTGGAAAGAAGAAGGTGCGCCTTTAAATGTTCCTGTCACGGGAGATGAAACTTATTTCTTATTATCTGATACCAAATCTCAGAAAATGCCTCACTGGATGGTTCCTAAAACCTTGCACAATGAAGGCAATTATGCGGTTTCACTCGGCAATGTCGTTCGTTGGTTAGGTCAAAAAGCCGAAGAATTAGAAGTTTCTATTTTCCCAGGTTTTGCTGCATCTGAAGTACTTTACCACGAAGACGGTACTGTAAAAGGTATTCAAACTGGTGACATGGGGATTGGTAAAGATGGCGAACCAACCCATAACTTTACCCCAGGCTATGAGCTTCACGCTAAATACACCCTCTTTGCTGAAGGTTGCCGTGGTCACCTAGGTAAGCGTCTGATTGCCAAATTTGATCTAGATAAAGATGCAGACCCGCAACACTACGGTATCGGCATTAAAGAGCTTTGGGAAATTGACCCAGCAAAACATAAAGAAGGCTTAGTCATGCACGGTGCAGGCTGGCCATTGGCTGAAACAGGTTCTTCTGGTGGTTGGTTCTTATATCATATTGAAAATAACCAAGTTAGCTTGGGTATGATTATTGATCTATCTTATGAAAATCCACACATGTATCCATTTATGGAAATGCAGCGCTGGAAAACGCATCCACTGATTAAACAGCATTTAGAAGGCGGTAAGCGTATTTCTTACGGCGCACGTGCAGTAGTGAAAGGCGGTTTCAACTCATTGCCTAAATTGACTTTCCCAGGCGGTTGCTTAATTGGTGATGATGCTGGCTTCCTGAATATGGCAAAAATCAAAGGTTCGCACACTGCCATGAAATCAGGCATGTTGTGTGGCGAAGCTGTATTTGAAGCGATTGCTGCCGGTGTAGAAAAAGGCGGTGATCTTGCGATTGCCCGCGTTACTGAAGGCGAAGATTTATTCACTAAAGAATTAACTTCATATACTGAAAAATATAATAATTCTTGGTTAAAAGAAGAGTTATATAACACCCGTAACTTTGGCCCTGCGATGCACAAGTTTGGTCAGTGGATGGGTGGTGCTTTTAACTTTATCGACCAAAACGTATTTAAAGTACCGTTTACGCTACATGACTTAGCCCCTGATTTCAGCGCACTAAAAACTGTAGATGCGGCAACCTTCAAGCCAAACTATCCAAAACCAGATGGCAAATTAACCTTTGACCGTTTGTCTTCAGTCTTCGTTTCAAACACGGTTCATGAAGAAAACCAGCCTGCGCATTTGAAACTGACCGATGCATCGATTCCCGTGAACGTGAACTTACCAAAATGGGATGAGCCTGCTCAGCGCTACTGCCCTGCGGGTGTGTATGAAATCATGGAAAATGATGATGGTTCAAAACGTTTCCAAATTAACGCGGCGAACTGTGTTCACTGTAAGACCTGTGACATTAAGGATCCATCACAGAACATCACTTGGGTAACGCCAGAAGGTGGCGGTGGTCCAAACTATCCGAATATGTAA
- a CDS encoding GFA family protein, protein MSQHCYAGSCLCGAIRYEVRGEIGDIVQCHCQRCRKANGTAFATNAPIKKTDFKIVQGEQFLKAYQSTETTQRCFCSECGSPIMSIKADTPEYYRLRLGTLDTTLTQKPTMHIFVDSKAEWDSIQDELPQYSERP, encoded by the coding sequence ATGTCACAACATTGTTATGCGGGAAGCTGTTTATGTGGTGCAATTCGTTATGAAGTGCGTGGTGAAATTGGCGATATTGTGCAGTGTCACTGCCAACGTTGCCGTAAAGCCAATGGCACAGCCTTTGCCACCAATGCACCGATTAAGAAAACAGATTTTAAAATTGTGCAAGGTGAACAATTCCTCAAAGCTTACCAGTCGACTGAAACCACGCAGCGTTGCTTTTGCAGTGAGTGCGGTTCGCCGATTATGAGTATTAAAGCGGATACACCAGAGTACTATCGGTTACGCCTTGGAACTTTAGATACGACATTAACGCAAAAACCGACCATGCATATTTTTGTTGACTCCAAAGCAGAGTGGGACAGCATTCAGGATGAATTGCCACAATACAGTGAACGTCCTTAA
- a CDS encoding TIGR03862 family flavoprotein, giving the protein MKKRIAIIGAGPAGLMAAEMLSQWDYDVHVYEQKPSAARKFLMAGKTGLNISHAEPFEQFIQRYDRADWLSDWIRRWDATWIQNWMQGLGIESYVGSSGRIFPVEMKAAPLLRAWLKRLTEQGIQFHYRHSCLGIQSNTLKIQDLAQQREFSEDFDAIVLACGAVSWPQLGSDGQWQQWLAVDQLNPFQASNAGVEREWSTFMQAVFGQPLKRVVAWVNVAEKSQGDIVITHYGLESGLIYKLGRALRQQSEMQLMLDLLPELSNAQLVQKLQPSKKQSLSNVWRKAGLDAAKASLVRELVPKADWHDPEKLAQQIKQLRIELKGFRPIEEAISCAGGVKREALTAHLQLQQQPQIFCCGEMLDWDAPTGGYLLTACFATGRAAGEGVHEYLASH; this is encoded by the coding sequence ATGAAAAAGCGGATTGCGATTATCGGTGCAGGTCCTGCGGGTTTAATGGCCGCTGAGATGTTAAGCCAGTGGGATTATGATGTGCATGTATATGAACAGAAACCGTCTGCTGCGCGCAAGTTTTTAATGGCAGGGAAGACAGGGCTGAACATTTCACATGCTGAACCGTTTGAGCAATTTATTCAGCGTTATGATCGGGCAGATTGGCTTTCCGATTGGATCCGCCGTTGGGATGCGACATGGATTCAAAACTGGATGCAGGGCTTGGGTATTGAATCTTATGTAGGATCGTCAGGGCGTATTTTCCCCGTCGAGATGAAAGCTGCACCATTACTCCGCGCGTGGCTCAAACGCTTAACCGAGCAGGGCATACAATTTCATTATCGACATTCGTGCTTAGGGATTCAGTCCAATACGTTAAAAATTCAAGATTTAGCTCAGCAACGCGAATTTAGTGAAGACTTTGATGCCATTGTACTGGCATGTGGTGCAGTTTCTTGGCCGCAATTGGGCAGTGATGGTCAGTGGCAACAATGGCTAGCAGTAGATCAATTAAATCCATTTCAAGCCAGTAACGCTGGTGTTGAACGGGAATGGTCTACCTTTATGCAAGCGGTATTTGGGCAACCGCTAAAGCGAGTTGTGGCTTGGGTGAATGTTGCGGAAAAGAGTCAGGGCGATATTGTGATCACCCATTATGGCTTGGAAAGTGGCTTGATTTATAAACTGGGCAGAGCTTTAAGACAGCAGTCAGAAATGCAGTTGATGCTCGATTTGTTGCCTGAATTAAGCAATGCACAGTTGGTGCAGAAATTACAACCCAGTAAAAAACAGTCTTTAAGTAATGTCTGGCGTAAAGCTGGTTTAGATGCAGCAAAAGCCAGTTTAGTACGTGAGTTGGTGCCAAAAGCAGATTGGCATGACCCTGAAAAATTAGCACAGCAGATTAAGCAGTTGCGAATTGAATTAAAAGGTTTTCGTCCAATCGAAGAAGCTATTAGTTGTGCTGGTGGCGTGAAACGCGAAGCTTTAACGGCTCATTTGCAGTTGCAGCAACAGCCACAGATTTTTTGTTGTGGTGAAATGCTAGATTGGGATGCACCCACAGGGGGCTATCTCTTAACCGCCTGTTTTGCAACAGGACGTGCCGCAGGTGAAGGAGTGCATGAATATCTGGCTTCACATTAA
- the tusA gene encoding sulfurtransferase TusA: MSESSVTPTLQLNTRGLRCPEPVMMLHQAIRKSKSGDVVEVFATDNSTSWDIPKFCMHLGHELLLQEERLDENGNKEFHYLVKKG, from the coding sequence ATGTCTGAATCCTCTGTTACCCCGACCCTGCAATTAAATACCCGTGGATTACGTTGCCCTGAACCTGTGATGATGTTGCATCAAGCCATTCGTAAATCTAAATCTGGGGATGTGGTAGAGGTATTTGCAACAGACAATTCGACCTCGTGGGATATTCCTAAATTTTGTATGCATTTGGGACATGAGTTGTTGTTGCAAGAAGAACGCTTAGACGAAAATGGCAATAAAGAATTTCATTATTTGGTGAAAAAAGGCTAA
- a CDS encoding tRNA (guanine-N(7)-)-methyltransferase: MIMPIRQFQAQHMHAPRDFIMIDSAPICVEIGAGKGKHALLFTREHPDSKLIAIERTREKFVAMQKQHQLEGQTNLQTVHADALPWIVHALAPQQVQQFFILYPNPEPHNPAQRWLNMPFFEFLLSRLQVGGQITLASNIPEYIAEAEQQLQEVWKLPYVKEVIASDSARTHFEIKYLERGELCQQLLIQKPEHYSTRFDDFQALAGVNMPKLNSADAQSDA, encoded by the coding sequence CTGATTATGCCGATTCGTCAATTTCAAGCACAGCATATGCATGCTCCGCGTGATTTTATCATGATTGATTCAGCGCCGATTTGTGTGGAAATTGGTGCAGGTAAAGGTAAGCATGCTTTGTTGTTTACTCGTGAGCATCCAGACAGCAAGCTGATTGCCATAGAACGAACACGCGAAAAGTTTGTGGCGATGCAAAAACAGCATCAATTAGAAGGGCAAACAAATTTACAAACTGTGCATGCCGATGCTTTGCCGTGGATTGTGCATGCTTTGGCACCGCAGCAAGTTCAGCAATTTTTCATTTTATACCCGAATCCAGAGCCACATAATCCTGCACAGCGCTGGCTGAATATGCCATTTTTCGAATTTCTGTTGTCCCGACTACAAGTCGGTGGTCAGATTACCCTAGCCAGTAATATTCCAGAATACATTGCAGAAGCAGAACAACAACTACAAGAGGTTTGGAAGCTACCTTATGTAAAAGAGGTGATTGCTTCTGATTCAGCACGCACCCATTTTGAGATTAAGTATCTGGAGCGTGGAGAATTATGTCAGCAATTACTGATTCAAAAACCCGAGCATTACAGCACGCGCTTTGATGATTTTCAGGCATTGGCAGGGGTAAATATGCCTAAATTGAATTCTGCCGATGCACAAAGTGATGCCTAA
- a CDS encoding DUF1285 domain-containing protein, producing the protein MVNQTNSNNPMNNTAKNDDKNIMSIAQYLKSAQSGHKRSIPPMEQWQPKHCGKMDLKVLANGEWWHEGQLIKRQPLLDLFSSVLWKEQGRFYLRTPVEQIEIEVEDEPLFVNQVDSTVIADKKYIQFTTTNADLIIVDAEHSIFMREFAGELRPYVHVRFGINALIQRSAFFHLIEMGELVENQQGDTILSLQSGDFHLQLGT; encoded by the coding sequence ATGGTAAATCAAACTAATTCCAATAATCCGATGAATAATACAGCGAAAAATGATGATAAAAACATAATGAGTATTGCACAATACTTAAAAAGTGCACAGAGCGGTCACAAAAGGTCAATTCCTCCTATGGAGCAATGGCAGCCAAAGCATTGTGGCAAAATGGATTTGAAGGTTTTGGCCAACGGAGAATGGTGGCACGAAGGTCAATTGATTAAGCGCCAGCCCTTATTAGACTTGTTTTCAAGCGTGCTTTGGAAAGAACAGGGTCGGTTTTATTTAAGGACACCAGTAGAGCAAATTGAAATCGAGGTTGAAGATGAACCTTTGTTCGTCAATCAAGTTGACTCTACGGTCATTGCAGACAAAAAATATATTCAATTCACCACAACCAATGCCGATCTGATTATTGTGGATGCTGAACATTCCATTTTTATGCGTGAATTTGCGGGCGAGTTACGTCCTTATGTACATGTGCGCTTTGGGATAAATGCCTTAATTCAGCGTTCCGCTTTTTTTCATCTCATCGAAATGGGAGAGTTGGTTGAAAATCAGCAAGGCGATACCATTTTAAGCCTACAAAGTGGCGATTTTCACTTGCAATTGGGCACCTGA
- a CDS encoding HlyC/CorC family transporter, whose amino-acid sequence MHDESSPSWGMRGLRKWLGTAPETRDELLKLVQDSRRFLEPDTVAMLEGVFDLPATKIREVMTPRTAMISLQEDDELLDILHVLIESAHSRFPVFSSDQPDNVVGILLAKDLLPFLTEKASKVDIRVLMRQPLFVPESARSDQVLRMLKNTQTHIAVVIDEYGTTSGLVTLEDILEEIVGEIEDEHDMVDEEAQYIVPDDDPKTANTWLVQALTPIEHFNNLLDADFPDDEVETMGGLLLQEIGLVSDLQGQVIEIGDWEFTIVEADARTIHLIRAVLK is encoded by the coding sequence ATGCACGATGAATCCAGCCCGTCGTGGGGCATGCGTGGCTTAAGAAAGTGGTTAGGAACTGCACCAGAAACTCGCGACGAATTGCTCAAACTCGTACAAGATTCACGTCGTTTTTTAGAGCCTGATACGGTTGCGATGCTTGAAGGTGTATTCGATCTTCCTGCGACTAAAATCCGCGAAGTCATGACACCGCGCACAGCGATGATTAGCCTGCAAGAAGATGATGAATTACTCGATATTTTGCATGTCTTGATTGAATCAGCGCACTCACGCTTTCCTGTGTTTTCGTCCGATCAACCTGATAATGTGGTCGGCATTTTGTTGGCGAAAGATTTACTGCCTTTCTTGACCGAAAAAGCCAGCAAAGTCGATATTCGGGTGCTCATGCGTCAGCCACTTTTTGTCCCTGAAAGTGCACGCTCTGACCAAGTGTTACGTATGCTAAAAAACACTCAGACACATATTGCTGTGGTGATTGATGAATATGGCACCACATCAGGTTTGGTCACACTTGAAGATATTCTGGAAGAGATTGTCGGTGAAATTGAAGATGAACACGACATGGTCGATGAAGAAGCTCAATATATTGTCCCTGATGATGATCCCAAAACTGCCAATACTTGGTTGGTGCAGGCACTTACACCAATCGAACACTTTAACAATCTTTTAGATGCTGATTTTCCTGATGATGAAGTAGAAACTATGGGCGGTTTGTTGCTTCAAGAAATTGGTTTAGTGAGCGATTTACAAGGTCAAGTGATTGAAATTGGCGATTGGGAATTTACCATTGTAGAAGCAGATGCACGTACTATTCATCTGATTCGAGCTGTCCTTAAATGA
- the hemH gene encoding ferrochelatase produces the protein MPAEKAKITVILANLGTPDAPTAPAVRKFLKQFLSDQRVIEIPKPLWQIILRLFILPFRPKRVAHAYASIWSVDSPMREILLAQVAQVRAILTEKYPEFELNVVPAMSYGQPGMATVLEQITQNPQDHIILLPLFPQYSATSTAPLYDLLAQWMQKQRNLPGLSIVRDYYQHPLYIQSLAQSVKDYWAEHGRAEKLLMSFHGIPQPYADKGDPYADRCRKTAQLLAQALDLTDEQWAISFQSRFGKQEWVKPYTDQLLQDWAAQGVKSVQIMSPAFSADCLETLEELAIENAELFLSLGGEQYAYIPALNAREDHLQLLLRLLQANLDGLKQTLASA, from the coding sequence ATGCCTGCGGAAAAAGCAAAAATCACCGTTATTTTAGCCAATTTAGGCACGCCCGATGCACCCACTGCACCAGCAGTCAGAAAGTTTTTAAAACAGTTTCTTTCTGATCAACGTGTGATTGAAATTCCAAAGCCGTTATGGCAAATCATTTTACGGTTATTTATTTTACCGTTTCGTCCGAAACGTGTTGCACATGCCTATGCCAGTATTTGGTCTGTAGACTCGCCCATGCGTGAAATTTTATTGGCGCAGGTGGCGCAAGTGCGAGCAATTTTAACTGAGAAATATCCAGAATTTGAGTTAAACGTGGTTCCAGCCATGAGCTATGGTCAACCTGGAATGGCAACGGTGCTTGAGCAAATAACCCAAAATCCGCAAGACCATATTATTTTATTGCCACTTTTTCCACAATATTCAGCGACTTCAACTGCACCTTTATACGATTTATTAGCGCAGTGGATGCAAAAGCAACGTAATTTGCCCGGTCTTTCAATTGTCCGCGATTATTATCAGCACCCTTTATATATCCAGTCTTTAGCCCAAAGTGTCAAAGACTACTGGGCGGAACATGGTCGGGCAGAAAAGCTGCTGATGTCTTTTCATGGGATTCCACAGCCTTATGCCGACAAGGGAGATCCTTATGCCGACCGTTGCCGTAAAACAGCACAATTATTGGCTCAGGCTCTGGATTTAACCGATGAACAATGGGCAATCAGTTTCCAGTCACGTTTTGGTAAGCAAGAGTGGGTTAAGCCTTATACGGATCAGTTGTTGCAAGATTGGGCAGCTCAAGGAGTCAAGTCGGTGCAGATTATGAGCCCTGCATTTTCTGCCGATTGTCTAGAAACTTTAGAAGAACTCGCCATTGAGAATGCTGAATTATTTTTATCATTGGGTGGTGAGCAATATGCGTATATTCCTGCCTTGAATGCACGTGAAGACCATCTGCAATTGCTCTTGCGCTTATTGCAAGCTAATCTTGATGGTTTAAAACAAACATTAGCATCTGCCTAA
- a CDS encoding MBL fold metallo-hydrolase yields MLQVKIVPVTAFQQNCSIVWDSESKEAVLIDAGGEPEKLKAEVEALGLTVKALWLTHGHLDHAGAVGTLSRIWNIPVIGPHKEDQFWLDMLQEVSERYGFPIPEKVEVTQWLDGGEMLHLGEQSFEVRFAPGHTPGHVMFYNADYGLLWTGDVLFKGSIGRTDFPRGNHQQLIDSIQRECFSLPDETQFISGHGPLSTIGFEKQHNPFVAGKAG; encoded by the coding sequence ATGCTTCAAGTGAAAATTGTACCTGTAACTGCATTTCAGCAGAACTGTTCTATTGTTTGGGATTCTGAAAGCAAAGAAGCAGTACTGATTGATGCTGGCGGTGAACCAGAAAAATTAAAGGCTGAAGTAGAAGCACTGGGTTTGACAGTAAAAGCCCTCTGGTTGACACATGGGCATTTAGATCATGCGGGTGCAGTGGGTACTTTAAGCCGCATTTGGAATATCCCTGTGATTGGTCCACACAAGGAAGATCAATTTTGGTTAGATATGCTCCAAGAAGTCTCCGAGCGGTATGGTTTTCCAATTCCAGAGAAAGTTGAAGTGACACAGTGGCTTGACGGTGGCGAAATGTTGCACTTGGGCGAGCAAAGCTTTGAAGTGCGTTTTGCACCCGGTCATACGCCAGGGCATGTGATGTTCTATAACGCAGACTATGGTTTGCTGTGGACTGGAGATGTGTTGTTTAAAGGTTCGATTGGGCGTACTGATTTCCCACGTGGGAATCATCAACAGTTAATCGACTCGATTCAGCGCGAATGTTTTAGCCTACCCGATGAAACGCAATTTATTTCTGGGCATGGACCACTGAGCACAATTGGTTTTGAAAAACAGCATAATCCTTTTGTGGCAGGTAAGGCGGGTTAA
- a CDS encoding DNA gyrase inhibitor YacG, producing the protein MPKTFACPRCGKPSTWEGNPYRPFCSERCKLIDLGAWANDDYKLPTEDAPQAGNSEE; encoded by the coding sequence ATGCCAAAGACCTTTGCTTGCCCACGTTGTGGCAAACCTTCGACTTGGGAAGGCAATCCTTATCGACCATTTTGCTCTGAGCGTTGCAAGCTGATTGATTTAGGTGCTTGGGCAAACGATGACTATAAATTACCCACCGAAGATGCACCTCAGGCAGGAAATTCAGAAGAATAG
- the murI gene encoding glutamate racemase → MTAIHPIYPLVDPMPKAQSDAPIGIFDSGIGGLSVAQEIAHYLPNERIVYFADTANVPYGPREDQEIRELTARAIEWLYRQGCKVAVVACNTASAFSLDYLREHYGEDFPIIGLVPALKPAVLQSQSKTVAVLATPATFRGKLIQDVMQRFAIPSQVNVLAVTCLELVPFVESGQQMSPACLMTLERILQPVVDQGADYLVLGCTHYPFLKPAIESIFGQKMTLIDSGYAVARQTSRILLKNELLFEQRRKDGLPRIACYVSGNNAKHLESIVQHLIPPDLSWSIANIVMK, encoded by the coding sequence ATGACAGCCATTCATCCGATTTACCCCTTAGTTGATCCCATGCCAAAAGCGCAATCTGATGCACCCATTGGAATTTTTGATTCAGGTATTGGCGGGTTATCGGTAGCACAGGAAATTGCACACTATTTGCCGAATGAGCGCATTGTCTATTTTGCAGATACCGCGAATGTACCTTATGGTCCACGTGAGGATCAGGAGATTCGTGAACTGACGGCCCGCGCCATTGAGTGGTTGTATCGACAAGGCTGTAAAGTTGCTGTGGTCGCGTGTAATACCGCTTCGGCTTTTAGTCTGGATTATTTACGTGAACATTATGGGGAAGATTTCCCAATTATTGGTTTGGTTCCTGCATTGAAGCCTGCGGTTCTGCAAAGTCAAAGTAAAACCGTTGCGGTTCTGGCAACACCCGCCACATTCCGTGGCAAATTAATCCAAGATGTGATGCAGCGTTTTGCTATTCCCTCTCAGGTGAATGTTTTGGCAGTGACGTGTTTGGAACTAGTTCCTTTTGTTGAAAGTGGTCAGCAAATGAGTCCTGCTTGTTTAATGACCTTAGAACGTATTTTACAGCCTGTAGTCGATCAGGGAGCGGACTATTTGGTACTGGGATGTACCCATTATCCGTTCTTGAAACCTGCAATTGAGTCAATTTTTGGGCAAAAAATGACATTAATTGACTCAGGTTATGCCGTTGCACGTCAAACTTCCCGTATTTTGTTAAAAAATGAGTTATTATTTGAACAAAGACGGAAAGATGGTTTACCGCGGATAGCATGTTATGTCAGTGGAAATAATGCCAAGCATTTAGAATCGATTGTGCAACATCTCATTCCACCTGATTTGAGTTGGAGCATCGCCAATATTGTCATGAAATAA
- a CDS encoding DUF4062 domain-containing protein — MIDKRYQVFISTSGADMQPERMILSQTLVGMGFFSWGLEQRTPLSTAFARRQIDDCDYVIMLLGSQYGEQSVSGVGYMHLEYIYAMTKQKPVIVFMHEEPASRDPALHDQKPELKEKFNEFRKLLQQEVDQVFTYRTLRDLEMAVRLNMTQMLERYPTTGWVRPQNAQKLHDEIDRLKAKISQLERDLGTREIDPFLTLPKVAMNEAFSFEYRVHAYQDGNFKELKIQKTLTWAQLLAVLGSTFLNPTPEEYFSKRMNEYLNEIGLADARIEMPRAHAVARSQINIRALHNIKIQMRQNEWISPAGRDDRQRMLWKLTQKGHHLLESHLLSDNRVSL, encoded by the coding sequence ATGATCGATAAGCGTTATCAGGTATTTATTTCGACTTCTGGGGCGGATATGCAGCCAGAGCGCATGATTTTGTCTCAAACCTTAGTGGGCATGGGTTTTTTTTCTTGGGGATTAGAACAAAGAACACCATTAAGCACCGCTTTTGCACGCCGTCAGATTGATGATTGTGATTATGTGATTATGCTGTTGGGCAGCCAATATGGTGAACAATCGGTTTCTGGTGTGGGTTATATGCATCTGGAATATATCTATGCCATGACCAAGCAAAAGCCAGTTATTGTGTTTATGCATGAAGAGCCTGCCTCTCGTGACCCTGCCTTACATGACCAGAAACCAGAGCTGAAAGAAAAATTTAACGAGTTTCGGAAATTGTTGCAGCAAGAAGTTGATCAGGTTTTTACCTACCGAACCTTGCGTGACTTAGAAATGGCTGTGCGTTTAAATATGACACAAATGTTGGAGCGTTATCCAACTACGGGGTGGGTGCGACCTCAAAATGCACAAAAGTTACATGATGAAATTGATCGCCTTAAAGCCAAAATTAGTCAGCTAGAACGAGATCTAGGTACACGTGAAATCGACCCATTTTTAACCTTGCCGAAAGTGGCAATGAATGAAGCCTTTAGTTTTGAATATCGTGTACATGCTTATCAGGATGGTAATTTTAAAGAACTGAAGATTCAGAAGACCTTAACATGGGCGCAACTTTTGGCGGTATTGGGCAGTACTTTTTTAAATCCAACACCTGAAGAATATTTTTCTAAACGCATGAATGAATATTTAAATGAAATTGGATTGGCCGATGCGCGAATTGAAATGCCTCGTGCACATGCAGTTGCCCGCTCACAAATCAATATTCGTGCATTACATAATATTAAAATACAGATGCGTCAAAACGAATGGATTAGTCCTGCTGGGCGAGATGACCGACAACGCATGTTATGGAAACTAACTCAGAAAGGGCATCATTTATTAGAAAGTCATTTACTTTCGGATAATCGTGTTTCTCTATAG